One window of Betaproteobacteria bacterium genomic DNA carries:
- a CDS encoding tetratricopeptide repeat protein, giving the protein MPQSYRFGPIDVRPAERRVLVGGRAAALGARAFDVLLGLIERRDRVVSKDELLELAWPGVIVEENNLQVQVSTLRKIFGPDAIATVSGRGYRFTLEPDASGSEPPAWPPSRHHNLPAALNSFIGRESEIREVRELLAAGPLVTLTGFGGTGKTRMSLEVAAGLADRFSDGAWFVELAPLSDPQLVPQAVAAVLGVKEVAGRPVLEALVTHARDRQFLLILDNCEHVVQACAQLARALLESNPRLKMLATSREALHLTGETTFPLPPLAVTGLHKESAAGEVAKNDAARLFVDRAAAAQPSFRLTDRNAGEVAQICRHLDGIPLAIELAAARVRALSVDTIASRLDHRLRLLAGGDKTALPRQQTLRALIDWSHDLLDDAERTLLRRLAVFAGSWMVEAAEAVTVGGAIDEPAVLDLMTSLVEKSLVSLEADGSRYRLLETVREYAWEHLEESGESAAVQARHLAWFLALAEKARVEIAGPDQAAWLARLDLDRENILAAHAWCDRAEGGSDSGLRLVRALRPYWINRGLPGLAYRLVVEALTRRGAEERTLVRCRALFDAGQLDSWMGRYAQAQGYLQESLAIARETGDPGRVEAALQSLGLAALGQGDVKAARGHFEEALALARQLGNKRNLAAALIALAQLDRVEGRLDSAEQLYGQAVSLARELGDRETIAIGLLNLAMVAVGRGQPDRAGAMLVEAIDIATAIGSKPVGQGVLDVCAGLAASHEEWEQAARFHGMAQSQLALTGLHRDPADEAFLAPLVAMARARLGAAAFDGAQAAGRDSGYEESLAEARDWTSRSRRKDRA; this is encoded by the coding sequence GTGCCACAGAGCTATCGATTCGGCCCGATCGATGTCCGTCCCGCCGAGCGACGCGTGCTCGTCGGCGGGCGCGCGGCCGCGCTCGGCGCCCGCGCCTTCGATGTCCTCCTCGGCCTCATCGAGCGTCGCGACCGCGTCGTGTCCAAGGATGAGCTGCTCGAGCTCGCGTGGCCCGGCGTCATCGTGGAGGAGAACAATCTCCAGGTGCAGGTCTCCACCCTGCGCAAGATCTTCGGCCCGGACGCCATCGCGACAGTTTCCGGGCGCGGCTACCGGTTCACCCTCGAGCCCGACGCGTCCGGGTCGGAGCCGCCCGCGTGGCCGCCATCCCGGCACCACAACCTTCCCGCAGCGCTGAACAGCTTCATCGGCCGCGAGAGCGAGATTCGCGAAGTCAGGGAGCTGCTCGCTGCCGGGCCGCTCGTGACGCTCACCGGCTTCGGCGGCACCGGCAAGACCCGCATGTCGCTGGAAGTGGCGGCCGGATTGGCCGACCGCTTCTCGGATGGCGCCTGGTTCGTCGAGCTGGCCCCCCTGTCCGATCCGCAGCTGGTGCCGCAGGCGGTCGCCGCGGTGCTCGGCGTCAAGGAAGTGGCGGGGCGCCCCGTCCTCGAGGCGCTGGTGACACACGCGCGCGACCGGCAGTTCCTGCTCATCCTCGACAACTGCGAGCACGTCGTGCAGGCCTGCGCGCAACTCGCCCGCGCGCTGCTGGAATCGAACCCCCGGCTGAAGATGCTGGCGACCAGCCGCGAGGCGTTGCACCTCACGGGGGAAACGACCTTTCCCCTGCCGCCGCTCGCAGTGACCGGCCTCCACAAGGAGAGTGCCGCCGGCGAAGTCGCGAAGAATGACGCGGCGCGCCTCTTTGTCGACCGTGCGGCCGCGGCGCAGCCTTCCTTCCGGCTGACCGACCGCAATGCCGGTGAGGTCGCGCAGATCTGCCGGCACCTGGACGGCATCCCGCTCGCGATCGAGCTGGCCGCCGCCCGCGTGCGCGCGCTGTCCGTCGACACGATCGCGAGCCGCCTGGACCACCGGTTGCGCCTGCTCGCGGGAGGCGACAAGACGGCATTGCCGCGCCAGCAGACGCTGCGCGCGTTGATCGACTGGAGCCACGACCTCCTCGATGACGCCGAGCGCACGCTCCTGCGGCGGCTCGCGGTGTTCGCGGGAAGCTGGATGGTGGAAGCCGCGGAGGCCGTGACCGTCGGCGGGGCGATCGACGAGCCGGCGGTTCTCGACCTCATGACCTCCCTGGTGGAGAAGTCGCTCGTGTCCCTGGAGGCGGACGGCAGCCGATATCGGCTGCTGGAGACCGTCCGCGAATACGCCTGGGAGCACCTCGAGGAATCCGGCGAGTCCGCCGCGGTCCAGGCGCGCCATCTGGCCTGGTTCCTGGCGCTCGCCGAGAAGGCGCGCGTCGAGATCGCAGGCCCCGACCAGGCCGCCTGGCTGGCCCGCCTCGACCTCGACCGCGAAAACATCCTCGCCGCGCATGCCTGGTGCGACCGGGCCGAGGGAGGATCCGACTCCGGGTTGAGGCTGGTCCGCGCGTTGCGGCCGTACTGGATCAATCGCGGCCTGCCGGGCCTCGCCTACCGGCTGGTCGTCGAGGCCCTCACGCGACGCGGCGCGGAAGAACGGACGCTGGTCCGCTGCCGCGCGCTATTCGACGCGGGTCAGCTCGACTCGTGGATGGGCCGGTATGCGCAAGCGCAAGGTTACCTGCAGGAGAGCCTCGCGATCGCCCGGGAGACCGGGGACCCCGGCAGAGTGGAGGCGGCGCTGCAGTCGCTGGGCCTCGCGGCGCTCGGGCAGGGTGATGTGAAGGCGGCGCGCGGGCATTTCGAGGAGGCGCTCGCGCTGGCGCGACAGTTGGGCAACAAGCGCAACCTGGCCGCCGCCCTCATCGCCCTGGCGCAGCTCGACCGCGTGGAGGGCAGGCTGGATTCGGCCGAGCAACTCTACGGGCAGGCGGTGTCGCTCGCCCGCGAGCTGGGGGATCGGGAGACGATCGCCATTGGCCTCCTCAACCTGGCCATGGTGGCCGTCGGTCGCGGGCAGCCGGATCGCGCCGGTGCAATGCTGGTGGAGGCGATCGACATCGCCACGGCAATCGGCTCGAAGCCGGTGGGGCAAGGCGTGCTCGATGTCTGCGCGGGCCTTGCCGCATCGCACGAGGAATGGGAACAGGCGGCCCGCTTCCACGGGATGGCGCAGTCACAGCTCGCCCTGACCGGGCTGCACCGCGACCCGGCGGACGAGGCGTTTCTTGCTCCCCTGGTTGCGATGGCGCGCGCGCGGCTGGGCGCCGCTGCATTCGACGGCGCGCAGGCCGCGGGGCGCGATTCCGGCTACGAGGAATCGCTGGCCGAGGCCCGCGACTGGACTAGTCGTTCACGACGAAAGGATCGAGCGTGA
- a CDS encoding caspase family protein, protein MKPDFSVRRRVLQGCLAAGSLLLPAPWAWVWAQSGGAARLVRAPKIALVVGNSAYRSVPALKNPGNDARAIADVLRDSGFEVTLAQDATRGEMLAAIEAYAKALAARKCVGLFYFAGHGLQIQWQNFLLPVDAKIATAADVAAQCVDVTSLMGGVRKAANPMNVIILDACRDNPFGTGLRAEQKGLSQMDAPTGTLLAYATAPGNTADDGAGANGLYTENLLREMQVREAKIEDVFKRVRLGVRRASNGRQIPWESTSLEEDFYFLPPEQLRKLSREEEEREFQAELAAFEKAKAAKEPGPLEVYLRAYPSGHFAELAQQRLDQVLAGQGEVPVEAAPSKGNPFTTGSARADTRFRVGDRFTYAEFDNTLFGKKPGRFTAEVTAITDDRVIINGGEAVRDLLGNQVRFRDGREMTPRQDQPLDYVVGKKWATRYAISKGGKFLGNVEVHFRVTAREAITVPAGTFDCFRIEARGINRKPGRPDLEVFVTRWDAPGRVRLSVAKEETRRMVVGGHVKIMFSDRIELVSFEQR, encoded by the coding sequence ATGAAACCGGACTTCTCTGTTCGACGGCGGGTGCTGCAGGGCTGCCTTGCGGCTGGCTCGCTTCTCCTTCCCGCGCCATGGGCCTGGGTCTGGGCGCAGTCGGGAGGTGCCGCCAGGCTCGTGCGCGCCCCGAAGATCGCCCTGGTCGTGGGCAACAGTGCCTACCGGAGCGTGCCGGCGCTGAAGAATCCCGGCAACGACGCGCGCGCGATTGCGGATGTCCTTCGCGATTCCGGATTCGAGGTGACGCTCGCGCAGGACGCCACGCGCGGGGAGATGCTCGCGGCGATCGAGGCGTATGCGAAGGCGCTCGCCGCAAGGAAGTGCGTGGGCCTCTTCTATTTCGCCGGTCACGGCCTGCAGATCCAGTGGCAGAATTTTCTCCTTCCCGTCGATGCGAAAATTGCGACTGCCGCCGATGTCGCTGCGCAGTGCGTGGACGTCACGAGCCTGATGGGGGGCGTCCGCAAGGCGGCCAACCCGATGAACGTGATCATCCTGGATGCCTGCCGCGACAACCCGTTCGGAACGGGGCTGCGCGCGGAACAGAAAGGCCTGTCGCAGATGGATGCGCCGACGGGCACCCTGCTCGCCTACGCGACGGCGCCGGGAAACACGGCGGACGATGGAGCCGGGGCCAACGGCCTTTACACGGAGAATCTGCTGCGCGAGATGCAGGTGCGCGAGGCCAAGATCGAGGACGTGTTCAAGCGCGTTCGCCTCGGCGTGCGGCGCGCCTCCAACGGCCGGCAGATCCCGTGGGAAAGCACGTCGCTCGAAGAGGACTTCTATTTCCTGCCGCCCGAGCAGTTGCGGAAACTCTCGCGCGAGGAGGAGGAGCGCGAGTTCCAGGCGGAACTCGCGGCGTTCGAGAAGGCGAAGGCGGCGAAGGAACCAGGCCCGCTGGAGGTGTACCTGCGCGCCTACCCGAGCGGGCATTTCGCGGAGCTGGCGCAGCAGCGCCTCGACCAGGTGCTGGCCGGCCAGGGCGAAGTGCCGGTCGAGGCCGCTCCCTCGAAGGGCAACCCGTTCACGACCGGCTCGGCCCGCGCCGACACGCGCTTCCGGGTGGGCGACCGCTTCACCTACGCCGAATTCGACAACACGCTGTTCGGGAAGAAGCCGGGGCGGTTCACGGCCGAAGTCACCGCCATCACCGACGATCGCGTGATCATCAACGGCGGGGAGGCAGTTCGCGACCTGCTCGGCAACCAGGTCCGGTTCCGCGACGGCCGCGAGATGACGCCGCGCCAGGACCAGCCGCTCGACTATGTCGTGGGCAAGAAGTGGGCGACGCGATATGCCATTTCGAAGGGCGGGAAGTTCCTGGGGAACGTCGAAGTGCATTTCCGGGTGACTGCCCGGGAGGCGATCACGGTGCCCGCCGGCACCTTCGACTGCTTCCGGATCGAGGCCCGCGGAATCAACCGGAAGCCTGGGCGCCCTGACCTGGAAGTTTTCGTCACCCGGTGGGACGCGCCCGGGCGCGTTCGGCTCTCGGTCGCGAAGGAAGAGACCCGGCGAATGGTGGTCGGCGGCCATGTGAAGATCATGTTCTCCGACCGGATCGAGCTGGTGTCGTTCGAGCAGCGCTGA
- a CDS encoding glycerophosphodiester phosphodiesterase produces the protein MRLALLPCLLLALPAHAFDLQGHRGARGLAPENTPPAWQRALDLGLDTIECDMAITKDGVVVVHHDLYLNPGTTRGPDGKWLEKRGPAISELTFDELQKYDVGRLKPGSDYAKQFPDQKPADGTRIPRLSDLFDLVKKSGNTKIGFDCETKVDPTDRAATLPLEEFTRRTIAEIRKAGMQERLMIQSFDWNTLQVVQKEAPEIRTMYLSSPRTLKPADEGKPSPWLAGFAPELHGGSVPRAVKAAGGKIWAPNQTFLTPAMLAEARALGIIVIPWTVNDPAMMNKLLDMGVDGIISDRPDLVQAEMKKRK, from the coding sequence ATGCGACTTGCCCTGCTGCCCTGCCTGCTTCTCGCCCTCCCCGCCCACGCCTTCGACCTGCAGGGCCACCGCGGCGCGCGCGGCCTGGCGCCCGAGAACACGCCGCCTGCGTGGCAGAGGGCGCTCGATCTCGGCCTGGACACCATCGAATGCGACATGGCCATCACGAAGGACGGCGTCGTCGTGGTGCACCACGACCTGTACCTCAATCCGGGCACCACGCGCGGGCCCGACGGGAAGTGGCTCGAGAAGCGCGGCCCCGCCATCAGCGAGCTCACCTTCGACGAGCTGCAGAAATACGACGTTGGCCGCCTGAAGCCGGGCTCGGATTACGCGAAGCAGTTCCCCGACCAGAAGCCGGCGGACGGCACGCGCATTCCGAGGCTGTCCGATCTCTTCGACCTCGTGAAGAAGTCGGGCAACACGAAGATCGGCTTCGACTGCGAAACGAAGGTCGATCCGACCGACCGCGCCGCCACCCTCCCGCTCGAGGAGTTCACGCGCCGGACGATCGCGGAGATCCGCAAGGCCGGGATGCAGGAGCGGCTCATGATCCAGTCCTTCGACTGGAACACGCTGCAGGTGGTGCAGAAGGAAGCGCCGGAGATCCGCACGATGTACCTCTCCTCGCCGCGAACGCTCAAGCCCGCCGATGAGGGGAAGCCCTCGCCCTGGCTGGCGGGCTTTGCTCCGGAGCTCCACGGGGGTTCGGTTCCGAGGGCCGTGAAGGCGGCCGGCGGCAAGATCTGGGCGCCCAACCAGACCTTCCTCACGCCCGCGATGCTCGCCGAGGCACGCGCGCTCGGCATCATCGTCATCCCGTGGACGGTCAACGATCCCGCCATGATGAACAAGCTGCTGGACATGGGCGTCGACGGGATCATCTCGGACCGGCCGGACCTGGTCCAGGCGGAGATGAAGAAGCGCAAGTAG
- a CDS encoding AAA family ATPase yields MFETLQSALATNQLVSGGILLAALGVAAMWLREVPVKIARWAKHFFVTTLSIDSREELLFPALVEYMDTREALRRLNNFTVRTVRQQDSSYQSLHDELQQGGRPETLFSPGEGFHLFILDGRLMWMKREVQVGVSVIEKITLSTLGRDKRPLEALVHAAMEHRIARELNRIAIYVPSSYGNDWTRARLGNNRKLDSVVLKAGQKEAIIADLGRFFASRERYETLGIPWRRGYLLYGPPGTGKTSLVTALASELALNVCVLSLASPNVTDEKIGNLLASVPRRSVILIEDVDAFFQSRAKADAQVRVSYSGFINALDGVAAHEGSVVFLTTNHPHLIDEAAIRSGRVDFRLELGLCDRDQLERMFVKFIDDRACAVRFADSVAPERWSPAQVQERLLKAACLDEALESFKEEGAGDVTLLRAA; encoded by the coding sequence GTGTTCGAAACGCTCCAGTCCGCGCTTGCCACCAACCAGCTGGTCTCGGGCGGCATCCTGCTCGCCGCCCTCGGCGTCGCCGCCATGTGGCTGCGGGAGGTGCCGGTCAAGATCGCCCGGTGGGCGAAGCACTTCTTCGTGACCACGCTCTCGATCGACAGCCGCGAGGAACTCCTGTTCCCCGCGCTCGTGGAGTACATGGACACGCGCGAGGCCCTGCGCCGGTTGAACAACTTCACCGTCCGCACCGTGCGCCAGCAGGATTCCAGCTACCAGAGCCTGCACGACGAGCTGCAGCAGGGCGGCAGGCCGGAGACGCTATTCTCCCCCGGCGAGGGCTTTCACCTCTTCATCCTGGACGGGCGCCTCATGTGGATGAAGCGCGAGGTGCAGGTGGGCGTCTCGGTGATCGAGAAGATCACGCTCTCCACGCTGGGCCGCGACAAGCGCCCGCTGGAAGCGCTCGTTCACGCCGCCATGGAGCACCGCATCGCCCGCGAGCTGAACCGCATCGCCATCTACGTGCCCAGCAGCTACGGCAACGACTGGACGCGCGCGCGCCTGGGCAACAACCGCAAGCTCGATTCCGTCGTGCTCAAGGCCGGGCAGAAGGAAGCGATCATCGCCGACCTGGGCCGCTTCTTCGCCAGCCGCGAGCGCTACGAGACCCTGGGCATTCCCTGGCGCCGGGGCTACCTGCTGTACGGCCCGCCCGGCACGGGCAAGACCTCGCTCGTCACGGCGCTGGCTTCCGAACTCGCCCTCAACGTCTGCGTGCTGAGCCTGGCGTCCCCCAACGTCACGGACGAGAAGATCGGCAACCTGCTGGCCAGCGTGCCGCGCCGCTCGGTGATCCTCATCGAGGACGTGGACGCCTTCTTCCAGAGCCGCGCCAAGGCCGACGCGCAAGTTCGCGTGTCCTATTCCGGATTCATCAACGCGCTGGACGGCGTGGCGGCTCACGAAGGGTCGGTGGTGTTCCTCACCACCAACCATCCGCACCTCATCGACGAGGCGGCCATCCGCTCCGGGCGCGTGGATTTCCGGCTGGAGCTGGGGCTGTGCGACCGCGACCAGCTCGAGCGCATGTTCGTGAAGTTCATCGATGACCGCGCCTGCGCCGTCCGGTTCGCCGACTCGGTGGCGCCGGAGCGCTGGTCGCCGGCGCAAGTCCAGGAGCGGCTCCTCAAGGCGGCTTGCCTGGATGAGGCGCTGGAGTCCTTCAAGGAGGAGGGAGCGGGCGACGTAACCTTGCTTCGGGCCGCTTGA
- a CDS encoding caspase family protein: MITASVLRRQLAAAVILASVMATVAAVNPPAEVKVALVIGNAAYPTAPLRNPVNDATAISNRLRALGYEVTLRTDVTQREMTRAVSQFGQSLKPGSVGLFYYAGHGMQVRGRNFLIPVDADIQSEASARSEAVDLDLVLEQLGPTRLSMVILDACRNNPFEGRFRSTAGGGLAQVDAPKGTLLAYATAPGKVASDGNGANGLYTAELLKAMDIPGIKVEEVFKVVRVNVIKATASQQIPWESSSLTGDYYFRPAAAPAPAMDAVKIARDAESKQAEMQSKLDAERKQREKDAQMLKAEMESLRQEVRRLTQSSAPAAAKEPAPAKKQSSVPAKDIASPRKEPTAPAKETAPAGKKLPGTLDASGKAMAAARPEETRVAAAAPSVVRRESAAKEWARRIELLESQRGKLSFSKAVALLFEPLTDEQLLVLVERERGQKDQRYNSALALGINAGGKLARGRTQGESTRDLAVNAAIERCTQAAVARCAVVVVNGDFQEAGFLEWARSASGKSIVALRGDFLRLRSGP; the protein is encoded by the coding sequence ATGATCACCGCCTCCGTCCTGCGCCGCCAGCTCGCCGCTGCCGTCATCCTGGCGTCCGTGATGGCCACCGTGGCCGCCGTGAACCCGCCGGCCGAGGTCAAGGTCGCGCTCGTCATCGGCAACGCCGCCTACCCCACCGCCCCGCTGCGCAACCCGGTCAATGACGCGACGGCGATCTCGAACCGCCTGCGCGCCCTGGGATACGAAGTCACCCTGCGCACCGACGTGACGCAGCGCGAGATGACGCGCGCCGTGAGCCAGTTCGGCCAGAGCCTCAAGCCGGGAAGCGTCGGCCTGTTCTATTACGCCGGCCACGGCATGCAGGTGCGCGGGCGCAACTTCCTGATTCCCGTTGACGCGGACATCCAGAGCGAAGCCTCCGCGCGCAGCGAGGCCGTCGATCTCGATCTCGTCCTGGAGCAACTCGGACCCACGCGCCTGAGCATGGTCATCCTCGACGCCTGCCGCAACAACCCGTTCGAAGGCCGGTTCCGTTCCACCGCCGGTGGCGGCCTCGCGCAGGTGGATGCCCCCAAGGGCACGCTGCTCGCCTACGCCACCGCGCCGGGCAAGGTGGCCTCCGATGGCAATGGCGCGAACGGCCTCTACACGGCCGAACTCCTCAAGGCGATGGACATTCCCGGCATCAAGGTCGAGGAAGTGTTCAAGGTCGTGCGCGTGAACGTGATCAAGGCCACGGCGAGCCAGCAGATCCCGTGGGAATCGTCTTCGCTCACGGGCGACTACTACTTCCGCCCCGCCGCGGCCCCGGCCCCGGCCATGGATGCGGTCAAGATCGCCCGGGACGCGGAATCGAAGCAGGCGGAAATGCAGTCGAAACTCGATGCCGAGCGCAAGCAACGCGAGAAGGACGCGCAAATGCTCAAGGCCGAGATGGAGTCGCTTCGGCAGGAGGTTCGGCGGCTCACGCAGTCGTCGGCGCCGGCCGCCGCGAAAGAGCCCGCTCCGGCGAAAAAGCAATCCTCGGTGCCGGCGAAGGACATTGCCTCGCCAAGGAAGGAGCCTACTGCCCCGGCAAAGGAAACCGCACCTGCCGGCAAGAAGCTGCCGGGAACGCTGGACGCATCAGGCAAGGCGATGGCTGCCGCCCGCCCCGAGGAAACCCGGGTCGCGGCCGCGGCCCCTTCCGTCGTGCGTCGCGAATCCGCCGCGAAGGAATGGGCGCGCCGAATCGAGCTCCTGGAGAGCCAGCGCGGCAAGCTGAGCTTTTCCAAGGCCGTGGCGCTGCTCTTCGAGCCGCTCACCGACGAGCAGCTCCTGGTCCTGGTGGAGAGGGAACGCGGCCAGAAGGACCAGCGCTACAACAGCGCGCTGGCGCTCGGAATCAACGCCGGCGGAAAGCTCGCGCGGGGGCGCACGCAGGGCGAGAGCACGCGTGACCTTGCCGTCAATGCCGCCATCGAGCGTTGCACGCAAGCGGCGGTCGCGCGTTGCGCCGTCGTCGTCGTGAATGGCGATTTCCAGGAAGCCGGCTTCCTCGAATGGGCGAGAAGCGCCTCAGGCAAGAGCATCGTGGCGCTGCGCGGCGACTTCCTTCGCCTTCGCAGCGGGCCATAG
- a CDS encoding YkgJ family cysteine cluster protein yields MKKSKPFPVPVRVNFSCKKCPAYCCTYEEIPVTARDIARLSRHFGIDTEQARERFTRPDENDKARVLRHRKDSIFKSACAFLDQEKRRCTVYEARPGICRDFPGGSRCGYYDFLKFERHHQDDPGFIALT; encoded by the coding sequence ATGAAAAAGAGCAAGCCCTTCCCCGTCCCCGTGCGCGTCAACTTCTCCTGCAAGAAGTGCCCCGCCTATTGCTGCACCTATGAGGAGATTCCCGTGACGGCCCGCGACATCGCGCGGCTTTCCCGCCACTTCGGAATCGACACCGAGCAGGCCAGGGAGCGCTTCACCCGCCCGGACGAGAACGACAAGGCGCGCGTCCTGCGCCACCGCAAGGACAGCATTTTCAAGTCGGCCTGCGCATTCCTCGACCAGGAAAAGCGCCGCTGCACCGTTTACGAGGCGCGCCCGGGCATCTGCCGCGATTTCCCCGGCGGCTCGCGTTGCGGGTATTACGATTTCCTGAAGTTCGAGCGCCACCACCAGGACGACCCCGGGTTCATTGCCCTGACCTGA
- the solA gene encoding N-methyl-L-tryptophan oxidase codes for MDTPYDAIVLGLGAMGSATLYQLAKRGGRVLGIDRLSPPHDRGSSHGDTRITRLAIGEGEPYTPLAIRSHEIWREIEAETGMDLLTTTGGLIISGAGPRAACHVPGFFENTLAAASSHGIRHDLLDASDIRRRFPQFAVRDDEVGYYEYEAGFLRPEACVTAQLKLAEHFGAVIHCNERALRFTEEKGLVRLWTEQGSYEARRLVVTAGPWLPQLLGETWAGRFTVRRQVLYWFAMKGPVEAFQPERFPVFIWELANHAQPIYGFPAIEGPDGGVKIATEQHELATTPETVARGVDPGEATQMFEEKVAPYFPALSGDCVKAVTCLYTMTADCHFVIEAHPDCPDVIVASPCSGHGFKHSAAIGERLARLVIGDEPAVF; via the coding sequence ATGGACACTCCTTACGACGCCATCGTCCTCGGCCTGGGGGCCATGGGCAGCGCGACGCTCTACCAGCTCGCGAAGCGCGGCGGCCGGGTTCTGGGCATCGACCGGCTCTCGCCGCCGCACGACCGGGGCTCCAGCCACGGCGACACGCGAATCACGCGGCTCGCCATCGGCGAGGGCGAGCCGTACACGCCGCTCGCGATCCGTTCCCACGAGATCTGGCGCGAGATCGAGGCCGAAACCGGAATGGACCTCCTCACCACAACCGGCGGGCTCATCATCTCGGGCGCCGGTCCGCGTGCCGCGTGCCACGTGCCGGGCTTCTTCGAGAACACGCTTGCCGCCGCGAGCAGTCACGGCATCCGTCACGACCTGCTGGACGCAAGCGACATTCGCCGCCGCTTCCCGCAGTTCGCCGTGCGCGACGACGAGGTGGGCTACTACGAATACGAAGCCGGCTTCCTGCGGCCCGAAGCGTGCGTCACCGCGCAGTTGAAGCTCGCGGAACACTTCGGCGCCGTCATTCACTGCAACGAGCGGGCCTTGCGCTTCACCGAGGAAAAGGGCCTCGTGCGCCTGTGGACCGAGCAGGGATCATACGAGGCACGCCGGCTCGTGGTGACCGCCGGGCCGTGGTTGCCGCAGTTGCTCGGGGAAACCTGGGCTGGACGTTTCACGGTTCGGCGACAGGTGCTCTACTGGTTCGCGATGAAGGGCCCGGTCGAGGCGTTTCAACCGGAGCGCTTTCCGGTGTTCATCTGGGAACTCGCCAACCACGCCCAACCGATCTACGGCTTCCCGGCGATCGAGGGCCCGGACGGCGGCGTGAAGATCGCCACGGAACAGCACGAGCTGGCGACGACGCCGGAGACGGTCGCGCGCGGGGTGGATCCCGGCGAAGCCACGCAGATGTTCGAGGAGAAGGTGGCGCCGTACTTCCCGGCGCTTTCAGGCGACTGCGTGAAGGCGGTCACGTGCCTGTACACGATGACGGCGGATTGCCACTTCGTGATCGAGGCGCACCCGGACTGCCCGGACGTGATCGTGGCCTCCCCGTGCTCGGGTCACGGATTCAAGCACTCCGCGGCGATCGGGGAACGGCTCGCGCGCCTCGTCATCGGCGACGAGCCGGCCGTCTTCTAG